The following proteins are co-located in the Lentibacillus sp. JNUCC-1 genome:
- a CDS encoding metallophosphoesterase family protein, translating into MHIVILSDTHMPKAAQKLPKQLIEALKSADHIIHAGDWSTMDVYETLKNYAPVTGVYGNNDNDDIRAVFSDRAVVEFSGFPKIGVVHGHGTGKTTEKRAAEAFLNEETPPDIIVFGHSHIPFLRYMKKQLMVNPGSPTDKRTQPYYSFAVLKMGETVDIKHVFFK; encoded by the coding sequence ATGCACATTGTGATTCTTTCTGATACACATATGCCCAAAGCAGCTCAAAAGCTTCCGAAGCAACTCATTGAGGCATTAAAAAGTGCAGATCACATTATACATGCTGGAGATTGGTCAACGATGGATGTATATGAAACATTGAAGAATTATGCTCCTGTCACAGGTGTGTACGGAAATAATGACAATGACGATATTCGTGCAGTATTTTCTGATAGAGCAGTTGTTGAGTTTTCTGGCTTTCCAAAGATTGGCGTTGTTCATGGACACGGTACAGGTAAAACAACCGAAAAAAGAGCAGCAGAAGCTTTTCTTAATGAGGAGACACCGCCAGATATCATTGTTTTTGGGCACTCCCATATACCATTCCTGCGTTATATGAAAAAACAACTGATGGTCAATCCTGGATCGCCGACAGATAAACGCACCCAGCCTTATTATTCATTCGCCGTGTTAAAAATGGGAGAAACGGTTGATATTAAGCATGTCTTCTTTAAATAG
- a CDS encoding MFS transporter — translation MVASQKQTKINLAFIVLLLGVFMAALDNGIISAALTTINASFEVSPVLGSWGITIYTLGLAVTTPIVGKLADRYGRKKLFLIEITIFTIGSLGVALSPNFTFFLAARLLQSFGGGGLFIIASAHVISTFSKVRQGSMLGLLGGMNGIASVIGPNIGSFLIDVTGSWHWLFLINVPIGAALVVFGMKTLKETKEAVMSKIDYLGITLLSLSILSVMFAINLGAAQGKGSSLEWLMLALLVLGTIIFAGFLFVEKRQETHSVDAILPYSLLTKPTYAMTMVMALLSGTFIGAIIFIPSFAQQVLGISAAKSGYWMTPLALASGVGAGGGGYFVDKMGPVKTLVLAGVIYIFGFGGLAFFTAGKLAFILFSVIAGAGFGFVLGAPLTMLTSNAAGSQKGSALGTLSVARQIGLTLSPALFGAFIQHGFNKMDSLIPEKLRDHGLNPDDVSSETTNQIDPTDGYGKLQNTIDNISDPAIQAAVQDAFDTAAQSAYTPIYLFTVVMAIAIMAIVLIFQKQFHRDAKKSEKE, via the coding sequence ATGGTTGCATCACAAAAACAGACGAAGATTAATCTGGCATTTATTGTTTTACTACTTGGTGTTTTTATGGCTGCTCTAGATAACGGTATTATCAGCGCAGCATTAACAACAATTAACGCCTCTTTCGAAGTCTCGCCAGTTCTTGGCTCGTGGGGCATCACAATTTATACATTGGGGCTTGCGGTGACCACCCCAATCGTAGGAAAATTAGCTGACCGTTACGGCAGAAAAAAGTTATTTCTCATTGAAATAACTATATTTACGATAGGATCTCTAGGCGTTGCACTCAGTCCGAATTTTACGTTTTTTCTTGCGGCACGTTTATTACAATCATTTGGGGGTGGTGGGCTTTTTATTATTGCAAGTGCCCATGTCATCAGTACCTTTTCAAAAGTACGACAAGGCAGTATGCTCGGTTTATTAGGTGGCATGAATGGTATTGCCTCTGTAATTGGTCCGAACATTGGCAGCTTTTTAATAGATGTAACAGGGAGCTGGCATTGGTTATTTCTAATCAATGTGCCGATTGGGGCTGCGCTAGTTGTTTTTGGTATGAAGACGTTAAAAGAAACGAAAGAAGCGGTTATGTCCAAGATCGATTATCTTGGCATAACCTTACTGTCATTATCCATTTTAAGTGTGATGTTTGCAATTAACCTAGGTGCCGCCCAAGGCAAAGGCTCCTCATTAGAATGGCTGATGTTGGCGCTCCTAGTGCTCGGAACGATCATATTTGCCGGTTTTCTCTTTGTGGAAAAGCGTCAGGAAACTCATTCTGTTGATGCCATCCTACCCTACAGTTTGCTCACTAAGCCGACATACGCTATGACCATGGTAATGGCTTTATTATCAGGAACCTTTATAGGGGCTATTATTTTTATACCATCCTTCGCCCAACAAGTTCTTGGGATTTCAGCTGCCAAATCAGGTTACTGGATGACACCTTTGGCGCTCGCTTCCGGTGTTGGAGCTGGTGGCGGAGGTTATTTTGTTGATAAGATGGGGCCGGTTAAAACACTCGTTTTAGCAGGCGTTATTTATATTTTCGGGTTTGGAGGACTCGCATTTTTCACAGCTGGCAAGCTTGCCTTTATCCTATTCTCTGTTATCGCGGGCGCTGGTTTTGGCTTTGTGCTCGGTGCGCCGCTGACAATGCTTACGTCCAACGCTGCTGGTTCACAAAAAGGATCGGCACTCGGAACCCTAAGTGTGGCAAGACAAATAGGACTCACCCTTTCTCCGGCTTTGTTTGGTGCTTTTATTCAGCATGGTTTTAACAAGATGGACAGTCTTATCCCAGAAAAATTACGTGATCACGGTCTAAACCCTGATGATGTTTCTTCCGAGACGACGAATCAGATCGATCCGACGGACGGATATGGCAAATTACAAAACACCATCGACAATATTTCCGACCCTGCTATTCAAGCGGCCGTCCAAGATGCTTTTGATACAGCTGCACAAAGCGCCTACACCCCCATCTATTTATTCACAGTTGTCATGGCCATTGCCATCATGGCGATCGTACTCATATTCCAAAAACAATTCCACCGCGACGCCAAAAAAAGTGAAAAAGAATAA
- a CDS encoding ISL3 family transposase — protein MNNNIHLPGFEAFVITNSLQFEDCVHIHVELEIQPHRCPVCHRWTNKVHDYGKQKVKHTKMFTRHTYIFYRKRRYKCEHSDCPKKGFPEDNPLVERYQRQSVEFKQAMGLEVIHGKNFADVAARMGTSPTTVMRRFDAIGSSMLDETKELPSTIAIDEYKGDAGGEKYQTIIADPVDRRTLDILPDRKKDTLKAYLHHHGQKVNKVVMDMSQSFKAAVDQALGGPIVIADRFHFCRYIHWALERVRIKVQKEFIDYDRKKCKRMKHAFHKKPEDLTSKQRWYLDYYLSQSDYLREAYQLKEAYRHWFEEAKALGADHLKVIKDRLYEFYDLVRSSGVVEFQKAIETLQNWQKEIMNSFAFDLNNGYIEGLNNQTKVIKRNAFGFQRFDRFRMRILLHHQYKRINTRVA, from the coding sequence TTGAATAATAACATACACTTACCAGGATTTGAAGCGTTTGTGATTACTAACTCCCTTCAATTTGAAGATTGCGTTCATATTCATGTGGAGCTTGAAATCCAGCCCCATCGCTGTCCTGTGTGCCACAGGTGGACAAATAAAGTTCATGACTATGGTAAGCAAAAAGTTAAGCATACCAAGATGTTTACAAGACACACTTACATTTTTTATCGTAAGCGTCGGTATAAATGCGAACACTCTGATTGCCCTAAAAAGGGCTTCCCTGAAGATAACCCTCTCGTTGAGCGTTATCAACGACAATCAGTTGAGTTTAAACAAGCAATGGGTCTTGAGGTGATTCATGGAAAGAATTTTGCAGATGTCGCTGCACGAATGGGGACGTCTCCTACAACCGTGATGAGACGTTTTGACGCCATTGGATCCAGCATGCTTGACGAAACAAAGGAACTACCTTCCACTATTGCGATTGATGAGTATAAAGGAGATGCTGGTGGAGAAAAGTATCAAACCATTATTGCAGATCCAGTCGACAGAAGAACACTTGATATTTTACCCGACCGTAAAAAGGATACGCTCAAGGCTTATTTACATCACCATGGACAGAAGGTTAATAAAGTCGTAATGGATATGAGTCAATCGTTTAAAGCAGCTGTAGACCAGGCGTTAGGCGGGCCCATTGTAATAGCTGATAGGTTTCATTTTTGCCGCTATATCCATTGGGCACTGGAACGGGTAAGAATAAAGGTTCAAAAGGAATTTATAGATTATGACAGGAAAAAGTGTAAACGTATGAAACATGCCTTCCACAAAAAGCCGGAGGATTTAACTTCTAAACAACGTTGGTATTTGGATTATTACTTAAGTCAATCAGATTACTTAAGAGAAGCATACCAGTTAAAAGAAGCTTATCGGCATTGGTTTGAGGAAGCGAAAGCTTTAGGGGCTGATCACCTAAAGGTGATCAAAGACCGCTTATATGAATTTTATGATCTGGTCAGGTCTTCCGGAGTTGTGGAGTTCCAAAAAGCAATTGAAACCCTGCAAAACTGGCAAAAGGAAATCATGAATAGTTTTGCCTTTGATCTTAACAACGGCTATATTGAAGGTCTAAACAATCAGACCAAAGTTATTAAGCGTAACGCTTTTGGGTTTCAACGTTTCGATCGCTTCCGTATGAGAATTTTATTACATCATCAATACAAGCGTATTAATACTCGAGTGGCATAA